From the Osmerus eperlanus chromosome 21, fOsmEpe2.1, whole genome shotgun sequence genome, one window contains:
- the LOC134007917 gene encoding piggyBac transposable element-derived protein 4-like: MARDFSALQVLQQMFANIEQSESEEEAEDVVSEEEEEDGQEYDAVNHDDDGAVAADQAPQIDRDTFLSKNGQIEWRSIAYRRNPRLLSQRDSTERTPRGPTAYAVSHAHDIVSAFLLFVTPQIERVILDVTNREGYLKRGEEWKAMDATDLRAYIGLLILAGVYKSRGEAAASLWDAQSGRAIFRATMQLKLFYTYSTLIRFDDRGTRAARRATDKLAAIREVWDMWVERLPRLYDPGPEVTVDEQLLAFRGRCPFKQYMPSKPAKYGIKSWVACDAKSSYAWKMQVYTGKQMDGVPERNQGMRVVLDVTEGLKDRNVTCDNFFTSYELGRELMATRNMTVVGTVRKNRAELPSELLTTKTRRVLSSQFAFTPTTTLVSYLAKKNKNVLLMSTRHTDAEISDRNDGKPTIVLDYNLNKGGVDNLDKVITAYSCKRKTARWPLVIFSNIVDVSSYNAFVIWREVNPNWMPRKRNKRRFFLEQLGRALVTPLIERRRCLPRTGAAAAVVKDLRMASCRDPPPQRRPGEDGAAAAAAAATAASSSAGPTSPVPA, encoded by the exons ATGGCTCGGGATTTCAGTGCGCTGCAagttctacagcagatgtttgcCAACATCGAGCAAAGTGAGTCTGAAGAGGAGGCcgaggatgt tgtgtcagaagaggaagaggaagacgggCAAGAGTATGACGCAGTCAACCACGACGACGACGGTGCCGTCGCCGCCGACCAAGCCCCTCAAATCGACAGAGATACTTTCTTGTCGAAAAACGGCCAAATTGAATGGCGTTCGATTGCGTATCGGAGGAATCCGAGGCTGCTGTCGCAACGTGACAGTACGGAGAGGACCCCCAGAGGACCCACAGCTTACGCCGTTTCCCACGCTCACGACATCGTCTCCGCATTTTTACtctttgtcacgccacaaatcgaaagagtaatcttggacgtgacaaatcgggaaggttatctgaaacgcggagaggagtggaaagccATGGACGCCACTGACCTACGTGCCTACATAGGGCTGCTAATCCTGGCAGGGGTGTACAAGTCCCGAGGCGAAGCGGCCGCCAGTCTATGGGACGCGCAAAGCGGCAGAGCGATTTTCCGCGCTACCATGCAGCTGAAACTCTTCTACACCTATTCGACGTTGATACGATTTGACGACCGTGGGACACGAGCGGCGAGACGCGCGACGGACAAGTTGGCGGCGATAAGAGAGGTCTGGGATATGTGGGTAGAGAGATTACCACGCCTCTACGACCCAGGGCCCGAAGTGACCGTGGACGAACAACTGCTCGCGTTCAGAGGACGGTGTCCTTTCAAGCAGTACATGCCAAGCAAACCGGCGAAATACGGCATCAAGTCGTGGGTGGCGTGCGATGCAAAATCAAGCTACGCTTGGAAGATGCAAGTCTACACCGGGAAGCAGATGGACGGAGTCCCGGAGAGGAACCAGGGGATGCGCGTCGTGCTCGACGTGACAGAGGGCCTGAAGGATCGCAATGTGACGTGTGACAATTTCTTCACCTCTTACGAACTCGGACGAGAGCTCATGGCGACGAGAAACATGACCGTGGTTGGCACCGTGCGAAAGAACAGGGCCGAGCTGCCGTCCGAGCTGCTGACGACGAAGACGCGACGGGTGCTGTCGTCGCAGTTCGCCTTCACTCCAACCACCACTCTGGTTTCCTACCTCGCGAAGAAAAATAAGAACGTTTTACTCAtgagcacacgccacacagacgCTGAAATCAGTGACAGAAACGACGGCAAACCGACCATCGTCCTGGATTATAATTTGAACAAAGGCGGAGTCGACAATCTGGATAAGGTCATCACGGCCTACAGCTGTAAAAGGAAGACGGCCCGCTGGCCCCTCGTCATCTTCAGCAACATCGTTGACGTCTCCTCCTACAACGCCtttgtgatatggagagaggtCAACCCCAACTGGATGCCGCGTAAGCGCAACAAGAGAAGGTTTTTCCTCGAGCAACTCGGAAGGGCCCTCGTGACTCCGCTGATCGAAAGAAGACGATGTCTGCCCCGCACTGGAGCTGCTGCCGCGGTTGTGAAAGATCTACGGATGGCCAGCTGTCGCGATCCGCCTCCTCAACGGCGACCCGGAGAGGATGGCGCAGCGGCAGCGGCAGCAGCCGCCACCGCCGCCTCCTCATCGGCAGGACCGACGTCGCCGGTCCCTGCca